In a single window of the Candidatus Wallbacteria bacterium genome:
- a CDS encoding ABC transporter ATP-binding protein, producing METLNPNHCAKCALLKVEKLSKKFPDFFLDNVSFEIQEGEYFILLGPSGVGKTVLLELITGLSTPDSGRIFLDDCEITNTGIQERRIGMVYQDQMLFPHLTVKQNIAYGLNSRHQPREETGRTVAELADQLGVSTLLDRLPESLSGGERQRVALARVLAIKPRCLLLDEPLSALDPGSRSELRRILRKIHQAGNTIVHVTHDYEEAVSLAQRIAVMDEGRIIQTDLPEEVFLHPRSAFVARFVGIRNFYHGELKGQSSEIREFQTCGKTIHLTTVECDGPGFIMIASSEVTLSSNRPDSSARNVFEGVIIDIAPVLSGIEVMVEAGFRISALITRSAREEMHLSNGAKVWVSIKATAVKYYPQ from the coding sequence ATGGAGACACTTAATCCAAATCATTGTGCAAAATGCGCCCTGCTGAAGGTTGAAAAGCTTTCTAAAAAATTCCCGGATTTTTTTCTGGACAATGTTTCCTTTGAAATACAGGAAGGTGAATATTTCATTCTTCTCGGACCGTCAGGGGTAGGAAAAACTGTCCTGCTGGAATTGATCACAGGACTCAGCACCCCTGATTCCGGACGGATTTTCCTGGATGATTGCGAAATCACAAACACTGGAATCCAGGAGCGCAGGATCGGAATGGTATATCAGGATCAGATGCTGTTTCCGCATCTGACTGTGAAGCAGAATATTGCCTATGGTTTGAACAGCCGTCACCAGCCCCGTGAAGAGACAGGCAGAACAGTGGCAGAACTCGCTGATCAGCTGGGTGTTTCAACTCTGCTGGACCGCCTGCCTGAGTCATTATCAGGCGGCGAACGCCAGAGAGTGGCTTTAGCGAGAGTCCTGGCGATAAAGCCCCGCTGCCTGCTGCTGGATGAACCCCTGTCAGCGCTTGACCCCGGCTCCCGCAGCGAGCTGCGGCGGATTCTGCGGAAAATTCATCAGGCTGGTAATACAATCGTGCATGTCACACATGATTATGAGGAAGCAGTTTCTCTGGCTCAGAGGATCGCAGTGATGGATGAAGGGAGAATCATCCAGACCGATCTGCCGGAAGAGGTTTTCCTGCATCCCAGATCCGCCTTTGTAGCCAGATTCGTGGGAATCAGGAATTTTTATCACGGGGAGCTTAAGGGCCAAAGCAGTGAAATAAGGGAATTCCAGACCTGCGGAAAGACAATTCATCTTACCACAGTGGAATGTGATGGGCCTGGTTTTATCATGATCGCTTCCAGTGAGGTCACGCTTTCCAGTAACAGACCTGACTCCAGCGCCAGAAATGTCTTTGAAGGTGTGATCATCGACATCGCTCCGGTTCTGTCAGGAATCGAAGTGATGGTGGAGGCGGGATTCAGGATTTCTGCTCTGATCACAAGGAGCGCCAGAGAAGAAATGCATCTTTCCAATGGGGCGAAAGTCTGGGTAAGCATCAAGGCAACTGCTGTCAAATATTATCCCCAGTAA
- a CDS encoding energy-coupling factor transporter transmembrane component T produces the protein MKKLHPFSSLALIFSLILLGRFENVMHALCLSGIYWFFSWYLIRERIWKVLNKGLIIPLLIFSLFYILLTSEPPYLFQSGWLRVGRTAIVQAFMMTVRMLTFLVMVLTMIQKSDRTDWMNLMLKFGPQKSGLMFGVAFNLLPVLQSTFEEFYWYLKTNAFGKFEIMRMIVRFPYVLLTYSLVHAEDIYKSAYARGFQHGFPIKRKPLTPDKWNLTLILFLLAVNLSALTLGWDKLPPIAHFTYTP, from the coding sequence ATGAAAAAGCTGCATCCATTTAGCTCTCTGGCTCTGATTTTTTCCCTGATCCTGCTGGGAAGATTTGAGAATGTCATGCACGCTCTCTGCCTGTCAGGCATTTACTGGTTTTTTTCCTGGTACCTGATCAGGGAAAGAATCTGGAAAGTGCTCAATAAAGGTCTGATTATTCCATTGTTGATTTTTTCCCTGTTCTATATTCTGCTGACATCTGAACCGCCCTATTTGTTTCAGTCCGGCTGGCTCAGAGTCGGACGGACAGCAATTGTTCAGGCTTTCATGATGACAGTGAGGATGCTGACATTTCTGGTGATGGTGCTGACCATGATTCAAAAAAGCGACCGCACTGACTGGATGAATCTGATGCTGAAATTCGGGCCTCAGAAATCCGGGCTGATGTTCGGAGTCGCATTCAACCTGCTGCCTGTGCTGCAATCCACATTCGAGGAATTTTACTGGTATCTGAAGACCAATGCTTTCGGTAAATTTGAGATCATGAGAATGATTGTTCGATTTCCCTATGTTCTTTTGACCTACAGCCTTGTCCATGCCGAGGATATTTATAAATCAGCCTATGCCCGCGGATTTCAGCATGGTTTTCCGATCAAGCGAAAACCGCTTACACCTGACAAATGGAATCTGACTCTGATCCTGTTCCTGCTGGCAGTGAATCTCTCTGCTCTGACTCTTGGCTGGGATAAGCTTCCCCCAATCGCTCACTTTACCTATACACCGTGA
- a CDS encoding ABC transporter permease, with product MKAISDLDRFEVFCWFFTFLAIFFLAGPVMALFVSLKPAFFYQDAFDPEIWESLRLTLFSGFVSSIFGVLTGIPMAYVLSISSRKVRTIVEPLIEIPIILPPVIAGISLVCFLSPDFVVGNAFSRIGIHFISSIYGIIAGMYFVGVPFIVKTSLAAFQEIDSRVVKTARCLGASGFRAFMTVILPLSAPQVFTGFILMLGRSIGIFGTVVLIAYNPKTIPVLAYDRFLSSGMESAKTPAVILVLLSFVFYAMRRLTIGGK from the coding sequence ATGAAGGCAATCTCAGATCTGGACCGTTTTGAAGTTTTCTGCTGGTTTTTCACCTTTCTGGCGATTTTTTTTCTGGCCGGTCCGGTGATGGCTCTGTTTGTCTCCTTAAAACCTGCTTTTTTCTATCAGGACGCCTTTGATCCTGAAATCTGGGAGTCCTTGAGACTCACCTTGTTTTCAGGGTTTGTTTCGTCGATTTTTGGAGTGCTGACTGGCATTCCCATGGCTTATGTCCTCTCGATATCCTCCCGGAAAGTCAGGACGATCGTTGAACCTTTGATTGAAATTCCAATCATACTTCCGCCAGTGATTGCAGGAATTTCTCTGGTCTGTTTTCTTTCTCCAGACTTCGTTGTCGGAAATGCCTTTTCCAGAATCGGGATCCATTTCATCAGTTCGATTTACGGCATCATCGCAGGCATGTACTTCGTCGGTGTGCCTTTCATCGTAAAAACAAGTCTGGCTGCCTTCCAGGAGATCGACTCCAGAGTGGTTAAAACTGCGAGATGCCTTGGAGCGTCAGGTTTTAGAGCATTCATGACCGTAATACTTCCGCTTTCCGCACCACAGGTGTTTACAGGATTCATACTGATGCTGGGCAGGAGCATCGGGATCTTCGGGACAGTGGTATTGATAGCGTATAATCCTAAAACAATTCCGGTTCTGGCTTACGACCGTTTTCTCTCCTCAGGCATGGAATCAGCCAAGACTCCTGCCGTCATCCTGGTCCTGCTCTCTTTCGTGTTCTATGCGATGAGAAGATTGACGATCGGCGGGAAATGA
- a CDS encoding ATP-binding cassette domain-containing protein: protein MLRVSGLTSSLSDFSLAVDELEIQGSTYFVLMGPSGAGKTLLCECLTGFRAMDAGRVELYQREITCLKPEERGISLVHQEHCLFRHLDVFENVAYGLRCRRVSQAEINRTVNGILEKIGIPQLARRRMEELSGGERQRVALARAVAVKPKLLIMDEPLNSLDIMSKRGMMDLLLSLKSEFNHVTLHVSHDLEEALYLGDRIGLLLNGKLVQTGETGAVVLKPATIEAAQFFGIENIYRVTGKGGGGVALSEGFAFLVDFPDRNFKYCCIHSELPRLYREQSTDGSRYPGTVKAIRKSGKQWIVKIDLGMELTVRLYHDPAEYCSGKVFVQFPDEAIHFI, encoded by the coding sequence ATGCTTAGAGTAAGCGGCCTGACTTCTTCTCTCTCTGATTTCAGCCTGGCAGTGGATGAGCTTGAAATCCAGGGCTCCACATATTTTGTGCTGATGGGTCCGTCCGGAGCCGGAAAAACTCTGCTCTGCGAATGCCTGACAGGATTCAGGGCAATGGATGCCGGCAGGGTTGAACTGTATCAGCGTGAAATCACCTGCCTGAAGCCCGAAGAAAGAGGAATTTCTCTAGTCCATCAGGAACACTGCCTGTTCCGCCATCTGGATGTTTTTGAAAATGTGGCTTACGGACTCCGCTGCAGAAGAGTCTCTCAAGCGGAAATTAACAGGACCGTCAACGGGATACTGGAAAAAATCGGGATCCCGCAATTAGCCAGGCGCAGGATGGAAGAGCTTTCCGGAGGTGAGCGCCAGAGAGTGGCCCTGGCCAGGGCAGTCGCGGTGAAACCAAAGTTGCTGATCATGGATGAACCGCTGAATTCGCTGGATATCATGTCCAAGCGTGGAATGATGGACCTGCTGCTTTCGCTGAAGAGTGAGTTCAATCATGTGACGCTTCACGTCAGTCACGATCTGGAAGAAGCTTTGTATCTTGGCGACAGGATCGGACTCCTGCTGAACGGGAAACTGGTCCAGACAGGCGAAACCGGTGCAGTGGTTCTCAAACCTGCCACCATTGAGGCAGCTCAGTTTTTCGGCATTGAAAACATCTACCGGGTCACAGGAAAAGGAGGAGGCGGGGTAGCTCTCAGTGAGGGATTTGCCTTTTTGGTTGATTTCCCGGACAGAAACTTCAAGTATTGCTGCATTCATTCAGAATTGCCGAGGCTCTATCGGGAGCAGAGTACTGACGGATCCAGATATCCGGGAACTGTAAAAGCAATCAGAAAAAGCGGCAAGCAATGGATAGTCAAGATCGATCTTGGGATGGAATTGACAGTCAGACTGTACCATGACCCTGCTGAATATTGTTCAGGCAAGGTTTTCGTGCAGTTCCCGGATGAAGCGATTCATTTTATCTGA
- a CDS encoding ATP-binding cassette domain-containing protein, giving the protein MIKLKNLSLYLDGKTRNLEISELEVQPGDFWYLAGRNGSGKTTLLEYLGGLSTCYPQARFEAESTENSYKKSFVVLQNIDSPFFYDTVANELSHSLIQQGGEDSTQALTTWAEKIGLKDKLELPVRTLSAGEKQRLILGIALISRPDLLLLDEPTAHLDSLGSDLALGIFREFQIQGGTMMITDHKTREIKGQQGHFLGLEKGGVVSSCVWNGNTINSALIERFGLYPDQHAGSAGNREQGESVIKLESFGICFENGNQLFQDVNLELKRGQWIHLSGLNGTGKTTLINLILGRIKQSAGTICRKPGLKFGYLPQNFRYFAQCDTFAEEIEFIKKRNINSLNSDDLIETLGLKHLLERDPLYLSRGESQRVFLFLALLSRPDVLILDEPASGQDFQSLTAMMGVLDRMVAQGMALILVSHEDWLGSYADTVWEIKEKKICSDSR; this is encoded by the coding sequence ATGATCAAGTTAAAAAATTTATCTCTTTATCTTGATGGAAAAACCAGGAATCTGGAGATTTCTGAACTGGAAGTCCAACCAGGTGATTTCTGGTATCTGGCAGGCAGGAACGGCAGCGGCAAAACCACGTTGCTGGAATATCTGGGTGGCCTTTCGACTTGCTATCCACAGGCACGCTTTGAAGCGGAATCAACGGAAAACAGCTATAAAAAGAGCTTTGTAGTATTGCAGAACATTGATTCTCCTTTTTTCTATGACACAGTTGCCAATGAACTTTCCCACAGCCTGATCCAGCAGGGCGGTGAAGATTCCACTCAGGCTCTCACGACTTGGGCTGAGAAAATCGGACTGAAAGATAAACTGGAGCTTCCGGTGCGCACACTCTCGGCTGGTGAAAAACAGAGACTGATCCTTGGCATTGCTCTTATTTCACGGCCTGACCTTTTACTGCTGGATGAACCTACCGCTCATCTGGATTCGCTGGGCAGCGATCTGGCGCTCGGAATTTTCAGGGAATTCCAAATCCAGGGCGGAACGATGATGATCACAGACCATAAAACACGCGAAATCAAGGGTCAGCAAGGTCATTTTCTGGGACTGGAAAAAGGTGGGGTAGTATCTTCTTGCGTCTGGAATGGAAATACGATCAATTCCGCTCTGATTGAGCGATTCGGGCTTTATCCTGATCAGCATGCGGGTTCGGCTGGCAATCGTGAGCAGGGAGAATCTGTAATCAAGCTTGAGTCTTTCGGGATCTGTTTTGAAAACGGCAATCAGCTTTTTCAGGATGTCAATCTTGAGCTGAAAAGGGGACAATGGATTCATCTCTCCGGACTGAATGGGACAGGCAAGACTACCCTGATCAACCTGATTCTGGGTCGGATAAAGCAATCCGCCGGCACGATTTGCAGGAAACCCGGATTAAAATTCGGTTATCTTCCGCAGAATTTCCGTTATTTCGCTCAGTGTGACACATTCGCTGAGGAAATTGAGTTTATAAAAAAAAGGAACATCAACAGCCTGAACAGTGATGATCTGATTGAAACGCTCGGGCTGAAACATCTGCTTGAGCGGGATCCCTTGTACCTGTCAAGGGGTGAATCTCAAAGGGTTTTTCTATTTCTGGCGCTGCTTTCGCGGCCTGATGTGCTGATCCTGGATGAGCCTGCCTCAGGCCAGGATTTTCAAAGCCTGACCGCCATGATGGGCGTTCTGGATAGAATGGTAGCCCAAGGAATGGCGCTGATACTGGTGAGCCATGAAGACTGGCTTGGTTCATACGCGGATACGGTCTGGGAGATAAAGGAGAAAAAAATATGTTCAGATTCACGCTGA
- a CDS encoding ABC transporter permease yields MEKNEMRPKTIDPFYLMFSLLGGIVLLFVVAPLAGMFWNVSPADLNGALIDSEVQSSIFLTVFSSMAATLIFAIPAIPLAYLLARFKFPLKRLVTGIIEMPVVIPHSAAGIALLGMLTRDTLLGKTAGFFGLQFVGGALGIMMAMAFVSLPFLINAARDGFAAVPERLEKAALNLGASRLRVFFTIALPLALRSIISGLILMFGRGMSEFGAVVIITYHPMITPILIYERFGAFGLKYARPVAVLFIMICLVFFILLRLISREKDGDT; encoded by the coding sequence ATGGAGAAAAACGAAATGCGGCCTAAAACAATCGATCCTTTTTACCTGATGTTTTCCCTGCTGGGAGGGATTGTACTGCTGTTCGTCGTGGCACCGCTCGCAGGGATGTTCTGGAATGTATCTCCTGCAGATTTAAATGGAGCGCTGATCGATTCTGAAGTGCAGAGCAGCATCTTTCTGACGGTATTTTCATCCATGGCAGCTACCCTGATCTTTGCGATTCCGGCGATCCCGCTCGCCTATCTGCTGGCCAGATTCAAATTTCCGTTGAAACGGCTGGTGACTGGAATCATTGAAATGCCTGTAGTGATACCCCATTCAGCTGCAGGTATCGCCCTGCTCGGCATGCTCACGCGGGACACTCTGCTTGGGAAAACCGCCGGGTTTTTCGGCCTGCAGTTCGTGGGCGGAGCGCTTGGAATTATGATGGCGATGGCTTTTGTGAGCCTTCCTTTTCTAATCAATGCGGCACGCGACGGTTTTGCGGCTGTTCCGGAGCGGCTGGAAAAAGCTGCTCTAAACCTTGGCGCATCGAGGCTTCGAGTGTTTTTTACCATCGCACTGCCACTGGCGCTGAGGTCCATCATTTCCGGCCTGATTCTGATGTTCGGCCGCGGCATGAGCGAATTCGGCGCGGTAGTGATCATCACCTATCACCCCATGATCACTCCGATCCTGATCTACGAAAGATTTGGAGCTTTCGGCCTGAAATACGCCCGGCCTGTGGCTGTGCTTTTTATCATGATCTGCCTGGTATTCTTCATACTGCTGAGACTGATTTCGAGGGAAAAAGATGGAGACACTTAA